A stretch of the Macaca thibetana thibetana isolate TM-01 chromosome X, ASM2454274v1, whole genome shotgun sequence genome encodes the following:
- the LOC126945949 gene encoding LOW QUALITY PROTEIN: peptide chain release factor 1-like, mitochondrial (The sequence of the model RefSeq protein was modified relative to this genomic sequence to represent the inferred CDS: substituted 1 base at 1 genomic stop codon), protein MLFTSEIFDMYQQYAAFKRRHFETLEYFPSEIGGLRHASASIGGSEAYRHMKFEGGVHRVQRVPKTQKQGRIHTSTMTVAILPQPTEINLVINPKDLRIDTKRASGAGGQHVNTTDSAVRIVHLPTSVVSKCQQERSQLKNRELAMTKLRAKLYSMHLEKXTNKRQNARKIQIGSKGRSEKIRTYNFPQNRVTDHRISKTLHDLETFMQGDDLLDELVQSLKEYADYESLVEIISQKV, encoded by the coding sequence ATGTTGTTTACTTCAGAGATATTTGATATGTATCAACAATATGCTGCATTTAAAAGACGGCATTTCGAAACCCTGGAGTATTTTCCAAGTGAAATAGGTGGCCTTAGACATGCATCTGCCAGTATTGGGGGTTCAGAAGCCTATAGGCACATGAAATTTGAAGGAGGTGTGCACAGAGTACAAAGAGTGCCAAAGACACAAAAGCAAGGCCGCATCCATACTAGCACCATGACTGTAGCGATATTACCCCAGCCTACTGAGATTAATCTCGTGATTAATCCGAAAGATTTGAGAATTGACACTAAGCGAGCCAGTGGAGCTGGGGGGCAGCATGTAAATACCACAGACAGTGCTGTCCGGATAGTTCATCTTCCAACAAGTGTTGTTTCTAAATGTCAACAAGAGAGATCTCAACTGAAAAATAGAGAGCTGGCTATGACAAAGTTACGTGCCAAACTGTACAGCATGcatctagaaaaataaacaaataaaagacagaaTGCTAGAAAAATTCAGATTGGAAGTAAAGGAAGATCAGAGAAAATAAGAACATATAATTTTCCACAGAACCGGGTCACAGATCACAGAATAAGCAAGACACTGCATGATCTTGAAACTTTTATGCAAGGAGATGATCTACTGGATGAACTTGTACAGTCATTGAAGGAATACGCCGATTATGAATCTTTAGTAGAAATTATTTCCCAAAAAGTTTAA